A portion of the Cyanobium sp. PCC 7001 genome contains these proteins:
- a CDS encoding response regulator transcription factor: protein MTPDHPGSDLTTGAPDSGDPSPENASGHAAQDSAQDSTQASPPAPVRLLLVDDEPGLRTAVKAYLEDEGFAVTTANDGEEGWEKAQELLPDVVISDVMMPCCDGYGLLRKLRADERLGGTPVIFLTAKGMTADRIAGFQAGCDDYIPKPFDPDELVARVRNAVRRQERLLAEAARFADADIGQMARQITEIRSLLATGGQAKKPAGSTDLVFTPREASVLQLVAEGLMNKEIARRLETSIRNVEKYVSRLFIKTGTASRTELVRYALEHGLVE, encoded by the coding sequence ATGACACCCGATCACCCCGGCAGCGACCTCACCACCGGTGCTCCTGACTCCGGCGACCCATCCCCCGAGAACGCCTCAGGGCACGCCGCCCAGGACTCGGCCCAGGACTCCACCCAGGCCAGCCCCCCCGCCCCGGTGCGTCTGCTGCTGGTGGACGACGAGCCCGGCCTGCGCACAGCCGTGAAGGCCTACCTGGAGGACGAGGGCTTCGCGGTGACCACCGCCAACGACGGCGAGGAGGGCTGGGAGAAGGCCCAGGAGCTGCTCCCCGATGTGGTGATCTCCGACGTGATGATGCCCTGCTGCGACGGCTACGGCCTGCTCAGGAAACTCAGGGCCGATGAGCGCCTCGGCGGTACACCGGTGATCTTCCTCACCGCCAAGGGCATGACGGCCGATCGCATCGCCGGCTTCCAGGCCGGCTGCGACGACTACATCCCCAAGCCCTTCGATCCCGACGAGCTGGTGGCCCGGGTGCGCAACGCCGTGAGGCGCCAGGAGCGGCTGCTGGCCGAGGCCGCCCGCTTCGCCGACGCCGACATCGGCCAGATGGCCAGGCAGATCACCGAGATCCGCTCCCTGCTCGCCACCGGCGGCCAGGCGAAGAAGCCCGCCGGCAGCACCGACCTGGTGTTCACCCCCCGCGAGGCCTCGGTGCTGCAGCTGGTGGCCGAAGGTCTGATGAACAAGGAGATCGCCCGCCGCCTCGAAACCTCCATCCGCAACGTGGAGAAGTATGTGAGCCGGCTGTTCATCAAGACCGGCACCGCCAGCCGCACCGAACTGGTGCGCTACGCCCTGGAGCACGGGCTGGTGGAGTAG
- a CDS encoding pseudouridine synthase, with amino-acid sequence MSPHAARNGGHAYRDTVRRGHPQVSRFYAGRYPHSPASVWLERIAAGEIVRNGQQLRADGELQPGDQLVWHRPPWLEPAVPDLPGPLFDDGDLLVLAKPAGLPVLPAGGYLEHTVLRLLERQVRAGRLDGRFGLPRPVHRLGRFTSGLLVCARRRASRAWLSALLRDGTAEASRAVPLELQEMVGEAPAACRKLYRALAGPLPVSGPGALELGETLRITTPIGRRPHQRLGEVWSAGGRNALPALTTITLLERRGHGCLVEAAIGTGRPHQIRIHLAAVGAPLLGDPLYRPGGGVNPGALPGDPGYRLHAHRLTLPWPPGQRLALEVEAPPPPELAPALTRHGGGMGMSA; translated from the coding sequence GTGAGTCCCCATGCCGCCCGCAACGGCGGCCATGCCTACCGCGACACGGTGCGGCGGGGCCATCCGCAGGTGAGCAGGTTCTACGCCGGCCGCTACCCCCACTCCCCGGCGTCGGTGTGGCTGGAGCGGATCGCCGCCGGCGAGATCGTGAGGAACGGCCAGCAGCTCCGGGCCGATGGCGAGCTGCAGCCGGGTGATCAGCTGGTTTGGCATCGGCCCCCCTGGTTGGAGCCTGCCGTGCCGGATCTGCCCGGCCCCCTGTTCGATGACGGCGACCTGCTGGTGCTGGCCAAGCCCGCCGGGTTGCCGGTGCTGCCGGCCGGCGGCTACCTGGAGCACACGGTGCTGCGCTTGCTGGAGCGGCAGGTGCGGGCAGGCCGCCTCGATGGGCGCTTCGGCCTGCCGCGCCCGGTGCACCGGCTTGGGCGCTTCACCTCCGGGCTGCTGGTGTGCGCCCGGCGCCGGGCCAGCCGCGCCTGGCTCAGCGCCCTGCTGCGCGACGGCACGGCCGAGGCCAGCAGGGCCGTCCCCCTGGAGCTCCAGGAGATGGTTGGGGAGGCGCCCGCCGCCTGCCGCAAGCTCTACCGGGCCCTGGCCGGTCCGTTGCCGGTGTCAGGCCCCGGGGCGCTGGAGCTGGGGGAGACCCTCCGCATCACCACGCCGATCGGCCGGCGGCCCCATCAGCGGCTCGGCGAGGTGTGGTCGGCCGGCGGCCGCAACGCCCTGCCCGCCCTCACCACGATCACCCTGCTGGAGCGGCGGGGCCACGGCTGTCTGGTGGAGGCCGCGATCGGCACCGGCCGCCCCCATCAGATCCGCATCCATCTGGCCGCAGTCGGAGCGCCGTTGCTGGGGGATCCGCTCTACCGGCCCGGGGGAGGGGTGAACCCCGGGGCGCTGCCGGGGGACCCGGGCTACCGGCTGCATGCCCACCGCCTCACCCTGCCCTGGCCTCCGGGCCAGCGGCTCGCGCTGGAGGTGGAGGCACCACCGCCGCCGGAACTGGCCCCGGCGCTCACCCGCCACGGCGGCGGGATGGGCATGTCAGCGTGA
- the gghA gene encoding glucosylglycerol hydrolase, which produces MTQGSSSQGSSPSSAAGFSLRPIELVAEPTAELLAWAEAIETSEATTLEKARQIATRLGAHPRPDGLTEVGFWTPELSGDVIQPRNILLEVFTPRQAIDPARPEQTVLFHRDYVQLEKLGDYHWGVLSGLQAGNASTIGSLYWLRYLSPDTNAVNIVGDPLGSSYPYGVYAPAEVYDLEGLQLRRGDLDYYEAMAAAQPIEAESLVPAPFTVPAPCNILQLHVRTASPNGYLSGLTQLFRDLARKVRDGESLTPVETNLLGYDAVQLLPTEPTVEMRGGQGSDHDFFSLRPDDEGVLDPETEGIVIETGDVRVRLRRPDLQNWGYDVVIFGSAATNPALLETLRPDELVEFVAELHSFPTGPIRLIYDLVYGHADNQAIDLLNGRYLKGPNMYGQDVNHQNPVVRAILLEMQRRKVNTGADGIRIDGGQDFKYFNPLTERVEYDDPYLMAMGDLVQEIGPARWRPFVIYEDGRPWPTEGWEEISSYRDLVELRPDSYQWGPLIFAHNTPALHGFWARKWRRVCEKMQFGARWITGCGNHDTLRRGTQVAATEPINPHLGTSLPEVLANAYDNPAIGALTYGFGPGLPMDFIHCLMRAPWGFFRNTDDRFGVKVVAEEAPGFLDWQLSPEQYRDAGLFPALKQLGFTELEPLRQFLTTLAEAIADTDYDLEAMAAACRSVAPAGAGGAIPPVDVAWLKVFARSFMEDMHAACNIWRHTERVQPEQAAYNLALRQFRRSRPWLRDNLATGEDRLDLITTPNTTIFYGIRRAPQEADAEASAVALVAHMGGEPMTLRLPELFPEQAAGWSLLLASPGLEVSEAQLAGAPITLKDSQALLLEPLPTA; this is translated from the coding sequence GTGACCCAAGGCTCCTCGTCCCAAGGCTCGTCCCCCAGCTCCGCTGCCGGGTTCTCCCTGCGGCCGATCGAGCTGGTGGCGGAGCCCACCGCCGAGCTGCTCGCCTGGGCGGAGGCGATCGAAACCAGCGAGGCCACCACGCTGGAGAAAGCCCGGCAGATCGCCACCCGCCTGGGTGCCCACCCCCGCCCCGACGGCCTCACCGAGGTGGGCTTCTGGACGCCGGAACTCTCCGGCGATGTGATCCAGCCCCGCAACATCCTCCTGGAGGTGTTCACGCCTCGCCAGGCGATCGACCCGGCCCGGCCGGAGCAGACGGTGCTGTTTCACCGGGATTACGTGCAGCTCGAGAAGCTGGGCGACTACCACTGGGGCGTGCTCAGTGGGTTGCAGGCTGGCAACGCCTCCACGATCGGCTCGCTCTACTGGCTGCGCTACCTCAGCCCCGACACCAATGCGGTGAACATCGTGGGAGATCCCCTGGGGAGCTCCTATCCCTACGGCGTCTATGCCCCTGCGGAGGTCTACGACCTGGAGGGTCTGCAGCTCCGCCGAGGCGATCTGGACTACTACGAGGCCATGGCCGCGGCCCAGCCGATCGAGGCCGAAAGCCTGGTGCCTGCCCCGTTCACGGTGCCGGCTCCCTGCAACATCCTGCAGCTGCACGTGCGCACCGCCTCGCCCAACGGCTACCTCTCCGGCCTCACCCAGTTGTTCCGCGATCTGGCCCGCAAGGTGCGCGACGGCGAGAGCCTCACGCCCGTGGAAACCAACCTGCTGGGCTACGACGCGGTGCAGCTGCTGCCCACGGAACCCACCGTGGAGATGCGCGGCGGCCAGGGCAGCGACCACGACTTCTTCAGCCTGCGGCCCGATGACGAGGGCGTGCTCGATCCCGAAACCGAGGGAATCGTGATTGAAACGGGCGATGTGCGCGTGCGGCTGCGGCGCCCCGACCTGCAGAACTGGGGCTACGACGTGGTGATCTTCGGCAGTGCCGCCACCAACCCCGCCCTGCTGGAAACCCTGCGCCCCGATGAACTGGTGGAGTTCGTGGCCGAGCTGCACAGCTTCCCCACCGGGCCGATCCGCTTGATCTACGACCTGGTCTACGGCCACGCCGACAACCAGGCGATCGACCTGCTGAACGGGCGTTACCTCAAAGGGCCGAACATGTACGGCCAGGATGTGAACCACCAGAACCCGGTGGTGCGGGCGATCCTGCTGGAGATGCAGCGGCGCAAGGTGAACACCGGTGCCGACGGCATTCGCATCGACGGCGGCCAGGACTTCAAGTACTTCAACCCCCTCACCGAACGGGTGGAGTACGACGATCCCTATCTGATGGCGATGGGGGATCTGGTGCAGGAGATCGGTCCTGCCCGCTGGCGGCCCTTCGTGATCTACGAAGACGGCCGCCCCTGGCCGACGGAGGGCTGGGAGGAGATCTCCAGCTACCGCGACCTGGTGGAGCTGCGGCCGGACTCCTACCAGTGGGGCCCCCTGATCTTTGCCCACAACACCCCGGCGCTGCATGGCTTCTGGGCGCGGAAGTGGCGGCGGGTGTGCGAGAAGATGCAGTTCGGGGCACGCTGGATCACCGGCTGCGGCAACCACGACACCCTGCGCCGCGGCACCCAGGTGGCCGCCACCGAGCCGATCAATCCGCACCTGGGCACCAGCCTGCCGGAGGTGCTGGCCAACGCCTATGACAACCCGGCCATCGGGGCCCTCACCTACGGCTTCGGCCCCGGCCTGCCGATGGACTTCATCCACTGCCTGATGCGGGCTCCGTGGGGGTTCTTCCGCAACACCGACGACCGCTTCGGCGTGAAGGTGGTGGCGGAGGAGGCGCCGGGGTTTCTCGACTGGCAGCTCAGCCCTGAGCAGTACCGCGATGCCGGACTGTTCCCGGCCCTCAAGCAGCTGGGCTTCACCGAACTGGAGCCGCTGCGCCAGTTCCTGACCACCCTGGCCGAGGCGATCGCCGACACCGACTACGACCTCGAGGCCATGGCGGCGGCCTGCCGGAGCGTGGCGCCGGCCGGTGCCGGCGGTGCCATTCCGCCGGTGGATGTGGCCTGGTTGAAGGTCTTCGCCCGCAGCTTCATGGAAGACATGCACGCCGCCTGCAACATCTGGCGCCACACCGAGCGGGTGCAGCCCGAGCAGGCCGCCTACAACCTGGCCCTGCGGCAGTTCCGCCGCTCCCGCCCCTGGCTGCGCGACAACCTGGCCACCGGTGAGGATCGGCTCGATCTGATCACGACCCCCAACACCACGATCTTCTACGGGATCCGCCGGGCTCCGCAGGAGGCGGACGCGGAAGCCTCGGCGGTGGCTCTGGTGGCCCACATGGGTGGGGAACCCATGACCCTGCGCCTGCCGGAGCTCTTCCCGGAGCAGGCCGCCGGCTGGTCGCTGCTGCTGGCCTCCCCGGGGTTGGAGGTGTCGGAGGCGCAGCTGGCCGGGGCTCCGATCACCCTCAAGGACAGCCAGGCCCTGCTCCTGGAGCCCCTGCCGACGGCGTGA
- the bchM gene encoding magnesium protoporphyrin IX methyltransferase → MPSTTAADNSAERAAQSHGGKQAEKQEVKGYFETTGFERWNRIYSTSEDVNKVQRNIRLGHQKTVDNVLAWLQEQGDLASRSFCDAGCGVGSLSLPMAQLGAGSIAASDLSEAMVAEASRRAVEAGIPAGRISFQASDLESLEGRYDTVICLDVFIHYPQAAAEEMVRHLAAMAEKHLIVSFAPYTPLLALLKGIGQLFPGPSKTTRAYTLREEGIVKAAAAAGFTPVRRNLNQAPFYFSRLIAFEKST, encoded by the coding sequence ATGCCGAGCACCACGGCCGCCGACAACAGCGCCGAGAGAGCCGCCCAGTCGCATGGCGGCAAGCAGGCCGAGAAGCAGGAGGTGAAGGGCTACTTCGAAACCACCGGCTTCGAACGCTGGAACCGCATCTACAGCACAAGCGAGGATGTGAACAAGGTGCAGCGGAACATCCGCCTGGGGCACCAGAAAACCGTGGACAACGTGCTGGCCTGGCTGCAGGAGCAGGGGGATCTGGCCAGCCGCAGCTTCTGCGACGCCGGCTGCGGCGTGGGCAGCCTCAGCCTGCCCATGGCCCAGCTGGGTGCCGGCAGCATCGCCGCCAGCGATCTTTCCGAGGCCATGGTGGCCGAGGCCTCCCGCCGTGCGGTCGAGGCCGGCATCCCCGCCGGGCGGATCAGCTTCCAGGCCTCCGACCTGGAGAGCCTCGAGGGCCGCTACGACACGGTGATCTGCCTGGATGTGTTCATCCACTACCCCCAGGCGGCCGCCGAGGAGATGGTGCGCCACCTGGCCGCCATGGCCGAGAAGCATCTGATCGTGAGCTTCGCCCCCTACACGCCGCTGCTGGCGCTGCTCAAGGGCATCGGCCAGCTGTTCCCCGGCCCGAGCAAGACCACCCGCGCCTACACCCTGCGGGAGGAGGGGATCGTGAAGGCAGCGGCCGCGGCGGGATTCACGCCGGTGCGCCGCAATCTGAACCAGGCACCGTTCTATTTCTCCAGGCTGATCGCCTTCGAGAAGAGCACCTGA
- the purE gene encoding 5-(carboxyamino)imidazole ribonucleotide mutase has protein sequence MAVVMGSDSDLPTMQPAVTMLERFGVTAEVRVLSAHRTPLEMVAFAQAAAGRGLKVIIAGAGGAAHLPGMVAALTPLPVIGVPVQSRALSGVDSLHSIVQMPAGIPVATVAIGNGTNAGLLAVQILATADAALAEAVAAYRAELHSQVRAKDERLLQLGSAAYLAQMG, from the coding sequence GTGGCGGTGGTGATGGGCAGCGATTCCGACCTGCCCACCATGCAGCCGGCGGTGACAATGCTGGAGCGCTTCGGGGTGACCGCCGAGGTGCGGGTGCTCTCCGCCCACCGCACACCGCTCGAGATGGTGGCCTTCGCCCAGGCTGCCGCAGGCCGGGGTCTGAAGGTGATCATCGCCGGTGCCGGCGGCGCCGCCCATCTGCCGGGCATGGTGGCGGCCCTCACCCCGCTGCCGGTGATCGGCGTGCCGGTGCAGAGCCGGGCCCTCTCCGGTGTGGACTCGCTGCATTCGATCGTGCAGATGCCGGCTGGCATTCCCGTGGCCACGGTGGCGATCGGCAACGGCACCAACGCCGGGCTGCTGGCCGTGCAGATCCTGGCCACGGCCGACGCCGCCCTGGCTGAGGCCGTGGCCGCCTATCGCGCCGAACTGCACAGCCAGGTGCGGGCCAAGGACGAACGCCTGCTCCAGCTCGGCAGCGCCGCCTACCTGGCCCAGATGGGCTGA
- a CDS encoding AI-2E family transporter, which produces MLERLVLPPMLKAGLALPLLVLNLWVLRQLLLPLAPFPALFVAAALIAFLLDIPSRWLRQRGLPRPLAMVLVLGVALGLLALAVIWLVPRLIDQLAELVAALPGWLAQGEVWLDALEAWAEDQGIPTDFGDLSSDLLSRLSKLATQLSQQLLGLLGATVGLTVNTVIVLVLAVFLLLGGERISAGLAQWLPPEARSLVVDTLSRTFRGYFAGQVALATILSSLQIVVFTLLAIPYGVLFAVAIGFTTLVPYASALTIVLVSGLVALNDPSTGAEVLVAAIAVGQLVDQIIQPRLMGSIVGLQPAWLLICLPVGARLGSLLGLGELLGLLLAVPVASCAKTFLDARLRSWQLAEGA; this is translated from the coding sequence ATGCTTGAGCGCCTGGTGCTGCCCCCGATGTTGAAGGCCGGCCTGGCCCTGCCGCTGCTGGTGCTCAACCTGTGGGTGCTGCGGCAGCTGCTGCTGCCGCTGGCCCCGTTCCCGGCCCTGTTCGTGGCGGCGGCGCTGATCGCCTTCCTGCTGGACATTCCCAGCCGCTGGCTGCGGCAGCGGGGCCTGCCCCGGCCGCTGGCGATGGTGCTGGTGCTAGGGGTGGCCCTGGGGCTGCTGGCCCTGGCCGTGATCTGGCTGGTGCCCCGCCTGATCGACCAGCTGGCCGAGCTGGTGGCGGCCCTGCCGGGCTGGCTGGCCCAGGGGGAAGTGTGGCTGGATGCGCTCGAGGCCTGGGCGGAGGACCAGGGCATCCCCACCGATTTCGGCGACCTCAGCAGCGATCTGCTCAGCCGCCTCAGCAAGCTCGCCACCCAGCTCAGCCAGCAGCTGCTGGGCCTGCTCGGGGCCACCGTGGGTCTCACCGTGAATACGGTGATCGTGCTGGTGCTGGCGGTGTTCCTGCTGCTGGGCGGTGAGCGGATCAGCGCCGGCCTGGCCCAGTGGCTGCCCCCCGAGGCGCGCTCCCTGGTGGTGGACACCCTCAGCCGCACGTTCCGGGGCTACTTCGCCGGCCAGGTGGCCCTGGCCACGATTCTCAGCAGCCTCCAGATCGTGGTGTTCACCCTGCTGGCCATTCCCTACGGCGTGCTGTTCGCCGTGGCGATCGGCTTCACCACCCTGGTTCCCTATGCCAGCGCCCTCACGATCGTGCTGGTGAGCGGCCTGGTGGCCCTCAACGACCCCAGCACGGGAGCCGAGGTGCTGGTGGCGGCCATCGCCGTGGGCCAGCTGGTGGATCAGATCATCCAGCCCCGGCTGATGGGCAGCATCGTGGGGCTGCAGCCCGCCTGGCTGCTGATCTGTCTCCCGGTGGGGGCCAGGCTCGGCAGCCTGCTGGGCCTGGGGGAGCTGCTGGGATTGCTGCTGGCCGTGCCGGTGGCGAGCTGCGCCAAGACCTTCCTCGATGCCCGGCTCAGGAGCTGGCAGCTGGCCGAGGGGGCCTGA
- the cysC gene encoding adenylyl-sulfate kinase, whose product MPPSPAPNPAYGTLTTAGKSTNIVWHHSTVTRSARAHQRGHRSAILWFTGLSGSGKSTLANAVNSALFEQGLACYVLDGDNIRHGLCKDLGFSDADREENIRRIGEVARLFLDAGVVVLTAFVSPFKADRDRVRALVGDGDFVEIFCDAGLEVCEQRDTKGLYAKARAGEIKDFTGISSPYEAPEQPELRVDTGTRTLEDCVSEVLAELQARGILTQENA is encoded by the coding sequence ATGCCCCCTTCCCCCGCTCCGAATCCCGCCTACGGCACCCTCACGACCGCGGGGAAGTCCACCAACATCGTGTGGCACCACAGCACCGTGACCCGCTCCGCCCGGGCGCACCAGCGGGGCCATCGCAGCGCCATCCTCTGGTTCACCGGATTGAGCGGCTCGGGCAAGAGCACCCTGGCCAACGCCGTGAACTCCGCCCTGTTCGAGCAGGGGCTGGCCTGCTACGTGCTCGATGGCGACAACATCCGCCACGGCCTCTGCAAGGACCTCGGCTTCTCCGATGCCGACCGGGAGGAGAACATCCGCCGCATCGGTGAGGTGGCCCGGCTCTTCCTGGATGCCGGCGTGGTGGTGCTCACCGCCTTCGTGTCGCCATTCAAGGCCGACCGGGACCGGGTGCGCGCCCTGGTGGGGGACGGGGATTTCGTCGAGATCTTCTGCGATGCCGGCCTGGAGGTGTGCGAGCAGCGCGACACCAAGGGGCTCTACGCCAAGGCGCGAGCCGGTGAAATCAAGGACTTCACCGGCATTTCCAGCCCCTACGAAGCCCCGGAGCAGCCGGAGCTGCGGGTGGACACGGGCACGCGCACCCTCGAGGACTGCGTGTCCGAGGTGCTGGCGGAGCTCCAGGCGCGCGGGATCCTGACCCAGGAGAACGCCTGA
- a CDS encoding aromatic acid exporter family protein, translating into MTAGPQRSTWTLHAVRTALAAGLSMALATALGVPDPYWSPITTIIVTQSGVADSWLISRRRLLGTLLGVTLGALQVLLLPRGVFSYALAILLLGLVCGFSRIHQSAYRFGGIALTIVITAAPGDAVWRVALFRFVDVAIGIGVALAITRLWPEAVPRDEPR; encoded by the coding sequence ATGACCGCGGGACCGCAGCGCAGCACCTGGACCCTCCATGCGGTGCGCACAGCCCTGGCGGCGGGCCTGTCGATGGCGCTGGCCACGGCCCTGGGCGTGCCGGATCCCTACTGGTCCCCCATCACCACGATCATCGTGACCCAGTCGGGGGTTGCCGATTCCTGGTTGATCTCCCGGCGGCGCCTGCTCGGCACCCTGCTGGGCGTGACCCTCGGGGCCCTGCAGGTGCTGCTGCTGCCCAGGGGGGTGTTCTCCTATGCGCTGGCCATCCTGCTGCTGGGGCTGGTGTGCGGCTTCAGTCGGATCCACCAGAGCGCCTACCGCTTCGGGGGCATCGCCCTCACGATCGTGATCACGGCGGCACCCGGCGATGCGGTGTGGCGGGTGGCCCTGTTCCGCTTCGTGGACGTGGCGATCGGCATCGGTGTGGCCCTGGCGATCACGCGTCTCTGGCCCGAGGCGGTGCCCCGGGACGAGCCCCGCTGA
- a CDS encoding chloride channel protein, with product MHPLALALSLLLAGVLIGLAELPYQALSELGFRLQGLWPLGSGGSVDPLLALATALATAVFVALAWGPLAAGRGGGITGVLLLQEAAHGEERQGALASLALVRQLMRLPLLALTHLAGLSVGTESPSAALGASILLALRTRLAPLQRLSLPLTAAIGGGAGLGAAFRAPLLGAAYALEELSAERGFSLVAPTLALGGIGTLLSSELGQPARQVVPPAVLLPAALLPLALAITVVCALAGVALVRLLIPLARRLASLLRRRTLPMALATAAAFTLLALASGGISLNDGSLELGPALAGAAAPTPWWAPLPRLLGPLLSLAIGAPGGLMHDSMSLGAVLVSPWLTALPLEQRAALAAVAAAATFSGACRTPLFCALFVFTLQGQPSGLPLVLTASAIAAAIGHWIGGASWNAVQVAAARAVPPAKGTVGVGRASLG from the coding sequence ATGCATCCCCTGGCTCTGGCCCTGTCGTTGCTGCTCGCTGGTGTCCTGATCGGCCTGGCGGAACTGCCCTACCAGGCCCTCTCCGAGCTGGGGTTCCGGCTGCAGGGCCTCTGGCCCCTGGGCTCCGGCGGGTCTGTCGATCCCCTGCTGGCGCTGGCCACGGCCCTGGCCACGGCGGTGTTCGTGGCCTTGGCCTGGGGACCGCTGGCGGCTGGACGGGGCGGCGGCATCACCGGGGTGCTGCTGCTGCAGGAGGCCGCTCACGGGGAGGAGCGGCAGGGTGCCCTGGCCAGCCTCGCCCTGGTCCGCCAGCTGATGCGCCTGCCGCTGCTGGCACTCACCCATCTGGCTGGGCTGAGCGTGGGCACCGAATCCCCCTCGGCGGCACTGGGGGCCTCGATCCTGCTGGCCCTGCGCACCCGGCTCGCGCCACTGCAGCGGCTGTCGCTGCCGCTCACCGCGGCCATCGGTGGAGGGGCGGGCCTCGGGGCGGCCTTTCGTGCTCCCCTGCTGGGGGCCGCCTACGCCCTGGAGGAGCTCAGTGCCGAGCGGGGTTTCAGCCTGGTGGCGCCCACGCTCGCCCTGGGCGGCATCGGTACCCTGCTGAGCTCGGAACTGGGGCAGCCGGCCCGCCAGGTCGTGCCTCCGGCCGTGCTTCTGCCCGCCGCCCTGCTGCCCCTGGCGCTGGCGATCACCGTGGTCTGTGCCCTGGCCGGCGTGGCCCTGGTGCGGCTGCTGATTCCGCTGGCCCGCCGGCTGGCATCCCTGCTGCGCCGCCGCACCCTTCCCATGGCCCTGGCGACGGCGGCGGCGTTCACCCTGCTGGCCCTGGCCAGTGGCGGCATCAGCCTCAATGACGGTTCCCTGGAACTGGGCCCTGCGCTGGCCGGCGCCGCGGCTCCGACCCCCTGGTGGGCGCCCCTGCCCCGGCTGCTGGGTCCACTGCTGAGTCTTGCGATCGGTGCCCCTGGCGGGCTGATGCACGATTCGATGAGTCTGGGTGCCGTGCTGGTGAGTCCCTGGCTCACGGCGCTGCCCCTGGAGCAGCGGGCTGCCCTGGCGGCGGTCGCGGCCGCTGCCACGTTCAGCGGCGCCTGCCGGACCCCCCTGTTCTGCGCCCTGTTCGTGTTCACCCTGCAGGGCCAGCCCAGCGGTCTGCCCCTGGTGCTCACGGCCTCGGCGATCGCTGCCGCGATCGGCCACTGGATTGGGGGAGCCAGCTGGAACGCGGTGCAGGTGGCGGCGGCGAGGGCCGTCCCGCCGGCGAAGGGGACGGTTGGGGTCGGTCGAGCCTCCCTAGGGTGA
- a CDS encoding sterol desaturase family protein: MGPVQIEPAALHAPLWIHGFAESGVSFFAIILLRYFLVAGGVWWLLYARRGLHAGREGDHRRPDRPGEIRRDIRLSVFSAGVFALATAGVMTLHGLGLTRLYSQPQQYGWWYLGVSYLAVLVLQDGFFYATHRLFHHPALYGWFHQGHHRSRQPTPWTSFAFDPLEAAVQALFLVGLVVVVPLHLGTLLAVLSTMTVWAMVNHLGLDHLPLRFPHHWLGRWVIGPAHHSVHHRRQRAHYGLYFTFWDRIFGTEDPAYAESIRPAP, translated from the coding sequence ATGGGCCCAGTACAGATCGAGCCTGCGGCCCTTCACGCCCCCCTGTGGATCCACGGCTTTGCCGAATCCGGTGTCAGCTTCTTCGCCATCATCCTGCTCCGCTATTTCCTCGTGGCCGGGGGAGTGTGGTGGCTGCTCTATGCCCGGCGCGGGCTCCACGCCGGAAGGGAGGGTGACCACCGGCGTCCTGACCGCCCTGGTGAGATCCGCCGCGACATCCGACTCTCGGTGTTCTCGGCCGGGGTGTTCGCCCTCGCCACCGCCGGCGTGATGACCCTGCACGGTCTGGGCCTCACCCGGCTCTACAGCCAGCCCCAGCAGTACGGCTGGTGGTATCTGGGGGTGAGCTATCTGGCTGTGCTGGTGCTCCAGGACGGCTTTTTCTATGCCACCCATCGGCTGTTCCATCACCCGGCGCTGTACGGCTGGTTCCACCAGGGCCATCACCGATCGCGCCAGCCCACCCCCTGGACCTCCTTTGCCTTTGATCCCCTCGAAGCCGCCGTGCAGGCCCTGTTCCTGGTGGGGCTGGTGGTGGTGGTGCCGCTCCATCTGGGCACCCTGCTGGCCGTGCTCAGCACGATGACGGTGTGGGCGATGGTGAACCATCTCGGGCTCGACCATCTGCCCCTGCGCTTTCCCCACCACTGGCTGGGGCGCTGGGTGATCGGTCCGGCCCACCACTCCGTGCACCACCGCCGCCAGCGGGCCCATTACGGGCTCTACTTCACCTTCTGGGACCGGATCTTCGGCACCGAGGACCCTGCCTACGCCGAGAGCATCCGCCCAGCACCGTGA